One genomic window of Halorubrum hochsteinianum includes the following:
- a CDS encoding alkaline phosphatase family protein, translating to MGLFDRLRGSDTPRVAFIGIDGLSYRLVADNPETFPTLSAIADAGGGGGIDSILPAESSACWPSLTTGKNPGETGVYGFQDREVGSYDTYVPMGRDVQSPRVWDRATDAGLDATVLNVPVTFPPQRTVQRMVSGYLSPDLDAAAHPEELREYLTGSDYRLSVNAKLGHKADKSAFLEHARETLDARAAAFERYVERDDWDLFAGVFTAPDRVNHFLWGDYEDRGTYREELLAFHAALDEHIGSIRETLPNDVTLVVGSTHGFTRLEYDVYCNEWLEREGWLSYEDDDHDALADVDDETRAYSLVPGRFYLNVEGREPNGVVPEDEYEETRAELRAALESWTGPDGNPVADRVVERETVFRGDHAAIAPDLVVVPNDGFDLKSGFRSHDGVFDADGPRTGMHAFGDAALFVDHPDASVADADLLDVAPTLLKLLDIDYGRTDFDGASLV from the coding sequence ATGGGCCTCTTCGACCGGCTGCGAGGGAGTGACACCCCGCGCGTGGCGTTCATCGGGATCGACGGCCTCTCGTACCGGCTGGTCGCCGACAACCCGGAGACGTTTCCGACGCTGTCGGCGATCGCGGACGCCGGCGGGGGCGGCGGGATCGACAGCATCCTCCCGGCGGAGTCGAGCGCGTGCTGGCCGAGCCTCACGACCGGGAAGAACCCGGGCGAGACGGGCGTGTACGGGTTCCAAGACCGCGAGGTCGGCTCCTACGACACGTACGTCCCGATGGGGCGCGACGTCCAGTCCCCGCGGGTGTGGGACCGCGCGACCGACGCGGGACTCGACGCGACCGTGCTGAACGTCCCCGTCACGTTCCCCCCGCAGCGCACCGTCCAGCGGATGGTCTCGGGCTACCTCTCGCCCGACCTCGACGCGGCCGCTCACCCCGAGGAGCTCCGCGAGTACCTCACCGGCAGCGACTATCGCCTGTCGGTCAACGCGAAACTCGGCCACAAGGCGGACAAGTCGGCGTTCTTGGAACACGCTCGCGAGACCCTCGACGCCCGGGCCGCGGCCTTCGAGCGGTACGTCGAGCGCGACGACTGGGACCTCTTCGCCGGCGTCTTCACCGCCCCCGACCGCGTCAACCACTTCCTGTGGGGTGACTACGAGGACAGGGGGACCTACCGCGAGGAACTCCTCGCCTTCCACGCCGCGCTCGACGAGCACATCGGCTCGATCCGCGAGACGCTCCCGAACGACGTGACGCTCGTCGTCGGCTCCACGCACGGGTTCACCCGACTCGAGTACGACGTCTACTGTAACGAGTGGCTCGAACGCGAGGGGTGGCTCTCCTACGAGGACGACGACCACGACGCGCTCGCCGACGTCGACGACGAGACGCGCGCGTACTCGCTCGTCCCCGGCCGCTTCTACCTCAACGTGGAGGGCCGCGAGCCGAACGGCGTCGTCCCCGAAGACGAGTACGAGGAGACGCGCGCCGAACTGCGCGCGGCGCTGGAGTCGTGGACCGGTCCCGACGGGAACCCGGTCGCGGACCGCGTCGTCGAGCGCGAGACCGTGTTCCGCGGCGATCACGCCGCCATCGCGCCCGACCTCGTCGTCGTGCCGAACGACGGCTTCGACCTCAAGTCCGGCTTCCGTTCGCACGACGGCGTGTTCGACGCCGACGGGCCGCGGACCGGGATGCACGCCTTCGGCGACGCCGCGTTGTTCGTCGACCACCCCGACGCGAGCGTCGCGGACGCGGACCTCCTCGACGTCGCGCCCACCCTGCTCAAACTGCTCGATATCGACTACGGGCGCACGGACTTCGACGGGGCCAGCCTCGTCTGA
- a CDS encoding DUF7097 family protein, which produces MERTPDGTPVGVDDPYAVAGVCDHLTDDGRCRFALTRAGDDPEFAAERRAEGYDCHVGADGEWRACPYYRSTTDAKECVRCGLAEVRLAHEDARPLVEEHHLSYDGDDAHEITVGLCRWCHAKVHGSIARIDDDASPDPEAIAERERRRETERSASAFEAASEEYDPEG; this is translated from the coding sequence ATGGAGCGCACCCCCGACGGAACCCCCGTCGGCGTCGACGACCCGTACGCGGTCGCCGGCGTCTGCGACCACCTCACCGACGACGGCCGGTGCCGGTTCGCGCTGACCCGGGCCGGCGACGACCCCGAGTTCGCGGCCGAGCGGCGCGCCGAGGGCTACGACTGTCACGTCGGTGCCGACGGCGAGTGGCGCGCGTGTCCCTACTACCGGTCGACGACCGACGCGAAGGAGTGCGTCCGGTGCGGACTGGCGGAGGTCCGACTGGCCCACGAGGACGCCCGGCCGCTCGTTGAGGAACATCACCTCTCGTACGACGGCGACGACGCGCACGAGATCACGGTCGGCCTGTGCCGCTGGTGTCACGCGAAGGTCCACGGCTCCATCGCGCGGATCGACGACGACGCGAGCCCGGACCCCGAAGCGATCGCGGAGCGGGAGCGACGGCGCGAGACGGAGCGCTCGGCGTCGGCGTTCGAAGCGGCGAGCGAGGAGTACGACCCGGAGGGGTGA
- a CDS encoding DUF6517 family protein: MKRRGLLAALAASTTVAVAGCAGQDQSLDLSADPARIPKSAYADGFSGQDPKSFSIDRKFNASGVNVEVSATTWVAQYTNEEVGSALFVASTPNESVAGQSVNPLVRAEGADLIRRLLNQVDQQGIGGNGTEIQTDDIEEVGEETRTVLGEDVTVSVLETTVSADVSDANGQSGSVDDIPVLVYIGTVQHDDDVIAMIGVHPQEIDQSEQLLSMMGAVEH; the protein is encoded by the coding sequence ATGAAACGACGTGGGCTGCTCGCGGCACTCGCCGCCTCGACCACGGTCGCCGTCGCCGGGTGTGCCGGTCAGGACCAGAGTCTCGACCTCAGCGCGGACCCGGCACGGATCCCGAAGAGCGCGTACGCGGACGGGTTCTCCGGACAGGACCCGAAATCGTTCTCCATCGACCGGAAGTTCAACGCCAGCGGCGTGAACGTCGAGGTGTCGGCGACGACGTGGGTCGCCCAGTACACGAACGAGGAGGTCGGGTCGGCGCTGTTCGTGGCGAGCACTCCGAACGAGTCCGTCGCCGGACAGTCGGTCAACCCGCTCGTCAGGGCCGAGGGCGCGGACCTCATCCGACGGCTCCTCAACCAGGTCGACCAGCAGGGGATCGGCGGCAACGGAACGGAAATTCAGACCGACGACATCGAGGAGGTCGGCGAGGAGACGCGGACAGTTCTCGGCGAGGATGTCACCGTCTCGGTCCTCGAAACGACCGTCAGCGCGGACGTCAGCGACGCCAACGGCCAGAGCGGTTCCGTGGACGACATCCCCGTCCTCGTCTACATCGGCACCGTTCAGCACGACGACGACGTCATCGCGATGATCGGCGTCCACCCGCAGGAGATCGACCAGTCCGAACAGCTGCTCTCGATGATGGGAGCGGTCGAGCACTGA